Proteins from a genomic interval of Sugiyamaella lignohabitans strain CBS 10342 chromosome C, complete sequence:
- the HAT2 gene encoding Hat2p (Subunit of the Hat1p-Hat2p histone acetyltransferase complex; required for high affinity binding of the complex to free histone H4, thereby enhancing Hat1p activity; similar to human RbAp46 and 48; has a role in telomeric silencing; GO_component: GO:0005737 - cytoplasm [Evidence IEA,IEA]; GO_component: GO:0005737 - cytoplasm [Evidence IDA] [PMID 8858151]; GO_component: GO:0005737 - cytoplasm [Evidence IDA] [PMID 9575221]; GO_component: GO:0000123 - histone acetyltransferase complex [Evidence IPI] [PMID 14761951]; GO_component: GO:0000123 - histone acetyltransferase complex [Evidence IDA,IPI] [PMID 8858151]; GO_component: GO:0000123 - histone acetyltransferase complex [Evidence IDA] [PMID 9575221]; GO_component: GO:0005634 - nucleus [Evidence IEA,IEA]; GO_component: GO:0005634 - nucleus [Evidence IDA] [PMID 14761951]; GO_component: GO:0005634 - nucleus [Evidence IDA] [PMID 9575221]; GO_function: GO:0004402 - histone acetyltransferase activity [Evidence IDA,IMP] [PMID 8858151]; GO_function: GO:0004402 - histone acetyltransferase activity [Evidence IMP] [PMID 9575221]; GO_function: GO:0042393 - histone binding [Evidence IDA] [PMID 8858151]; GO_process: GO:0006281 - DNA repair [Evidence IEA]; GO_process: GO:0006974 - cellular response to DNA damage stimulus [Evidence IEA]; GO_process: GO:0006333 - chromatin assembly or disassembly [Evidence IDA] [PMID 8858151]; GO_process: GO:0016568 - chromatin modification [Evidence IEA]; GO_process: GO:0006348 - chromatin silencing at telomere [Evidence IGI] [PMID 10982821]; GO_process: GO:0016573 - histone acetylation [Evidence IDA,IMP] [PMID 8858151]; GO_process: GO:0016573 - histone acetylation [Evidence IMP] [PMID 9575221]), with translation MLSSALPWPSLTVEWFPDVELSNRKTPAVKKQRLLLGTRTAGQGDEFLRIADTTLPDFEADKKKTPDLYKFDSDLGEVASYTDAFNTQVNITQRINHNGEINRARFMPQNPNIIATLSSTGATYVFDRSKHSLSPGRDFRPDISLNHHKEEGYGLCWNTFDRGLLLTGSGDSTVALWDVNQVTSANSSLSPKEVFKFHTQIVNEVEWHPFHSNLFGSVSDDSVFRITDIRSPQSAITSTTPSYTSEAINTLAFNLANEYLIATGSSSKDITLWDTRKIPSPLHNMSGHTDGITSLQWSPHFPSVIASASPDKRVIIWDIAMMGEEQTPEEAAEGPPELLFVHGGHTDSVFDISWNPDVPWMMASVADDNQLHIWRPSSTIVDLEP, from the coding sequence ATGCTATCCAGTGCACTCCCATGGCCGTCATTAACCGTTGAATGGTTTCCCGATGTGGAGTTATCCAACCGTAAAACTCCTGCCGTGAAGAAGCAACGACTTTTATTAGGAACCCGTACGGCAGGTCAAGGAGATGAATTCCTCCGTATCGCTGACACTACTCTTCCAGATTTTGAGGCggacaagaaaaaaacaccaGATCTGTATAAGTTTGATTCTGATTTAGGAGAAGTTGCGAGTTACACCGACGCTTTCAACACTCAAGTGAATATTACTCAGAGGATCAATCATAATGGTGAAATCAACAGAGCACGATTTATGCCGCAAAATCCCAATATAATAGCTACCCTCAGCTCGACTGGAGCAACATATGTATTTGATAGGAGCAAGCATTCATTAAGTCCTGGTAGAGACTTCAGACCCGATATTAGCTTGAACCATCATAAGGAAGAAGGTTACGGACTATGCTGGAATACATTTGATAGGGGCCTATTGTTGACGGGATCCGGAGATTCCACTGTTGCACTTTGGGATGTTAACCAGGTCACATCTGCAAATTCTTCACTTTCGCCTAAGGAAGTTTTTAAATTCCATACACAGATTGTTAACGAAGTGGAATGGCACCCATTTCATAGCAATTTGTTTGGAAGTGTATCAGACGATTCTGTGTTCCGAATCACGGATATACGGTCACCTCAAAGTGCTATCACAAGCACAACGCCATCATATACTTCAGAGGCGATCAACACTCTGGCTTTTAACTTGGCTAATGAGTACCTTATTGCCACTGGATCTTCATCAAAAGACATCACACTTTGGGATACGCGTAAAATTCCAAGCCCATTGCATAATATGAGCGGTCATACCGATGGAATAACCTCTCTCCAGTGGAGTCCGCATTTCCCCTCAGTTATTGCTAGTGCATCTCCTGATAAGAGGGTAATCATATGGGATATAGCGATGATGGGTGAAGAGCAGAccccagaagaagctgcagAGGGTCCCCCAGAGCTATTATTTGTCCACGGGGGTCATACTGATAGCGtgtttgatatttcttggAATCCAGATGTTCCATGGATGATGGCAAGTGTTGCAGACGATAATCAGTTACATATTTGGCGCC